Proteins from a single region of Carassius gibelio isolate Cgi1373 ecotype wild population from Czech Republic chromosome B15, carGib1.2-hapl.c, whole genome shotgun sequence:
- the LOC127972113 gene encoding uncharacterized protein LOC127972113 isoform X2, whose protein sequence is MVYVSQFGIFLGALLSSNAQYHRKTRCTEVTVNASLNSEVFLPCHFNISHLNETEEVMWSHYYSFVRIMINGRIFFDNPTEGRVNVYPLLTKHGNFSILIHDLQLSDLGTYDCKLKSECWMVKITERPHSEIREINETNPWIYFAAGAGLFTLLFIAFGLLSIFYGKCVNTSSKSDLINGVQSEGISPQETQNTGNSGHGDMRGVRRNPTTVYENDIHAPHPSSAARQGQHPQRPFRPAPEPTTSHPSIEILPYYVNQAELSIPTNAGKKRRRKKQNYQFKNPIYSD, encoded by the exons CTCAGTACCACAGGAAAACAAGATGCACAGAGGTCACCGTAAACGCTTCTCTCAATTCTGAAGTCTTTCTCCCATGTCATTTTAATATAAGCCATCTCAATGAAACCGAGGAAGTGATGTGGAGCCACTATTACAGTTTTGTAAGGATCATGATTAATGGGAGAATCTTCTTTGACAATCCTACTGAAGGACGAGTGAATGTTTATCCGCTTCTGACTAAACATGGAAACTTCTCCATCCTCATCCATGATCTGCAGCTTTCAGACCTCGGCACATACGATTGTAAGCTTAAAAGTGAATGCTGGATGGTGAAGATCACTGAACGTCCGCACAGTGAGATCAGAG aAATCAATGAGACAAACCCCTGGATCTACTTTGCAGCTGGAGCTGGATTGTTTACTCTCCTTTTTATTGCATTTGGCCTGTTATCAATATTCTATG GAAAGTGTGTGAATACATCATCCAAATCTGATCTCATTAATGGCGTACAGAGTGAAG GTATTTCCCCCCAAGAAACACAGAATACAGGAAACAGTGGACATGGAGACATGAGGG GTGTGAGGAGGAACCCCACAACTGTTTATG AAAATGACATACATGCTCCACATCCAAGTTCTGCTGCACGGCAGGGGCAACATCCTCAGAGAC cattCCGACCTGCTCCTGAGCCAACTACAAGTCATCCTTCAATTGAGATATTACCATATTATG TCAACCAGGCGGAGCTCTCCATTCCAACGAATGCTGGCAAAaaacgaagaagaaaaaaac AAAATTATCAGTTTAAAAATCCAATATACAGTGACTGA
- the LOC127972113 gene encoding uncharacterized protein LOC127972113 isoform X1 yields MSCIMHISRLWIFFGALVSSNAQYHRKTRCTEVTVNASLNSEVFLPCHFNISHLNETEEVMWSHYYSFVRIMINGRIFFDNPTEGRVNVYPLLTKHGNFSILIHDLQLSDLGTYDCKLKSECWMVKITERPHSEIREINETNPWIYFAAGAGLFTLLFIAFGLLSIFYGKCVNTSSKSDLINGVQSEGISPQETQNTGNSGHGDMRGVRRNPTTVYENDIHAPHPSSAARQGQHPQRPFRPAPEPTTSHPSIEILPYYVNQAELSIPTNAGKKRRRKKQNYQFKNPIYSD; encoded by the exons ATGTCATGCATCATGCACATTTCACGTCTTTGGATATTTTTTGGTGCTTTGGTGTCTTCAAATG CTCAGTACCACAGGAAAACAAGATGCACAGAGGTCACCGTAAACGCTTCTCTCAATTCTGAAGTCTTTCTCCCATGTCATTTTAATATAAGCCATCTCAATGAAACCGAGGAAGTGATGTGGAGCCACTATTACAGTTTTGTAAGGATCATGATTAATGGGAGAATCTTCTTTGACAATCCTACTGAAGGACGAGTGAATGTTTATCCGCTTCTGACTAAACATGGAAACTTCTCCATCCTCATCCATGATCTGCAGCTTTCAGACCTCGGCACATACGATTGTAAGCTTAAAAGTGAATGCTGGATGGTGAAGATCACTGAACGTCCGCACAGTGAGATCAGAG aAATCAATGAGACAAACCCCTGGATCTACTTTGCAGCTGGAGCTGGATTGTTTACTCTCCTTTTTATTGCATTTGGCCTGTTATCAATATTCTATG GAAAGTGTGTGAATACATCATCCAAATCTGATCTCATTAATGGCGTACAGAGTGAAG GTATTTCCCCCCAAGAAACACAGAATACAGGAAACAGTGGACATGGAGACATGAGGG GTGTGAGGAGGAACCCCACAACTGTTTATG AAAATGACATACATGCTCCACATCCAAGTTCTGCTGCACGGCAGGGGCAACATCCTCAGAGAC cattCCGACCTGCTCCTGAGCCAACTACAAGTCATCCTTCAATTGAGATATTACCATATTATG TCAACCAGGCGGAGCTCTCCATTCCAACGAATGCTGGCAAAaaacgaagaagaaaaaaac AAAATTATCAGTTTAAAAATCCAATATACAGTGACTGA